GCGTTGTGCCACCAAATACACGAGCATGATCGGTGTCGCAAACGTGAGCGCGAATGCCGAAAAGCGCGCCCACGGGATGGAGTACTCGCTAACGAGCGAGAACAGCCCAACGGGGAGCGTATAGTTCTCTGTGCCGAGCAGCGTCTGAGCGACGACGAACTCTGTCCATCCAGTGAGGAACGTGAAGATGAACACCGTTGCGAGTCCAGCAGCCGACAGCGGTAGAATGACCTCGACGACGATTCGCCACGGCGGCGCACCGTCAACGACTGCTGCCTCTTCGTACGCCACCGGGATGCCATCCATATACGTCTTCAACAACCACGTGTTGAACGGGACTGCCGTCGCCGCGTAGTAGACCGACAGTGCAAGCTTGCTGTCGTTGATGCCGAGCTGCACGTAGACAGCGTACAAACCGATCAACAACGCGATACCGAGCCCACCGCCGACTTGTGTCAGTAACACGTACAAGAACAGTATCTTCCGACGGAAGATGAACGTCTTGCGCGAGAGTGCGTACGCTGCTGGCACAACGAGGCACATGGCGATGATCACGGTCGGGATCGCAACCGTGATGCTGTTCCACAGGAAGTGTTTGAAGTTAGACGGATTTTCGACACCGTAGTGAGCAGCATCGAGTATGACGAACGACGGTGTGTTGAATACGACCGCAAGATTAGTGAGCGGGATGTTCACCGAGATGGTGTACGCCGGGATGATGAGATCTCCGATCACCCAGACGAACGCCTGAAGCGTCGGATCGTCCGGAACAAGGGTGAGTCCTCCCGAGGAATAGATCGACCCACCAGAACTGGACAGTGCGGCCATGAGAATCCAGTAGATCGGGAACAGTAGCGCCAACACCAACACGAGCGCGCCCGTCGTTGCTATAAGCGTCCGCAGTGGATCGATGGGCGAACGCTCACCCCGCCTGATGGCAGCGATCGTGTATCTGACGCTCCGACCCGTATCGATCGTCGAATACGCGATTGCCGCCGTGTTTGTTTTCACCGCTCGACCGGCGTTTCGAAGAAGGCGCATCATTCTGAGACACCCTCGGCGAGCCGTCCGCGCTTGACGTTCAGCCACATGAACGCGCCGATGAAAACGACTGCAATGAGGCTGATTGCCGCACCGCGTCCGTATTTCGAGAACGAGAACGCCTCACGGTAGCCGTACACAACGATTAGTTCGTTCGCTCGAGCAGGACCACCCTGATTGAACACATACGGGATGAGAAACTGCTGGAACGACGCTGCAGCTGTCAGAATCGACGCGAACAGCACTGGTCGTTTGATCGACGGCAGTGTGATGTGCAGAAACCGCGCGAAATAGCTCGCACCGTCAACCTTCGCCGCTTCGTGCAGTTCTTCAGGGACATCCTGCAGAGCGCTCACAGTGATGATGACCATGAACGGGTAGGCGAGCCACGCCTCCGTGACGTTGTACGCGAAAAAGGCCGTCCATCGCTGAGACAACCACGAGATGGATTCGCTACCGAACGTCCCAAGAAGCTGATTGGCGAGACCGAACTGAGCGGAACTGAAGATCCCGCGCCACACCGTGATCGTGAAGATCGCGGGAAGTCCCATCGGGAGAATGATGAACGACCGCATGACTCGTTTGCCGCGCACGCGGTCATTAGTCAACACTAGCGCGATACCGATACTCAGTCCGATCTTCAGCGTGACACTCGTGGCGACAAACAGCCACGTGACACCGAACGAGTTCCAGAACATGGGATCGGAGAGAACGAGGATGTAGTTCTCGATCCCGACGATACTCGCCTCTCCGAACGTGAGGACCGAGAGAATGCCATCGCCAGCGTAGAGAGTCGTCGGATCAGCGTTTGTGAACGAAATCCCGACGAGATACACCACTGGAAACAACATGAACGCCGCAAACACGAACAGTCCTGGCAGAACGAACAGCAAGGAAACGTCTCGCTCGTCGAGAAACGGGACCTCCCCTATTCGGCGTGCAGCGCGTGAAAGCGTACTCATACTGGGAACTACTTCCAATTACTACGGATCGTCTTCGCAGCTTGATCCAACGCTGCCTTCGCATTGGCATCCCCATTGAACGCTTTGATGAGCGCGGGTTCCATCGCCGACCAGACCTCGTTCATCTTCGGATGAGTCGGCATCGGTGTTCCCTGCTTGACTGTTTGTGAGAACGCCTGGACAGCGTTCGGAAGCTTATCACTCCCGACCAGATCTGCGAGAACCGGGATGGATCCCTGTTCCTTTGCGAGTGTGAGGATATGATCTTCGTTCGTAACGTACCACTCGACGAACGAACGCGCGGCTGCGGCATCAGCAGTGTCTTTTTCCATGCCTTTCGAGAAATACCACATGTTGATACCAGTGTAGGGTGTGGCCGTCCCGCCGTTTGGTGTCGGGAGGCGCGTGACCTCGTAGTTCACACCTTTCTCGTTGAGCGTCGAGAGATACCACGGGCCATTGATGGCGAACGCGGCGTTACCCTCGGCGAAAACGGCGGCTTGTGGTTCGTACGTCGGATCGTTGGCCATGTACGGTTTGAAGTTCTTGAGTGCGAATTCGAGACCCTGAACGGTCTTTGGACGATTGACACCGAGCATCGGATCCTTGCTCGAATCAAAGTAGTAGCCGCCGAACGCTTGGAGCCACGCGCTGGTGAAGTACGGGTCGAACGGATAACTCAACCCGTACTTGTCGTTGCCTGGATCGTGGTGCTCTTTCATCGTTGAGACCATATCGGCGACCGTTTTCGGTGGCTTGTCCACGATATCGGTGTTGTAGA
The nucleotide sequence above comes from Halocatena marina. Encoded proteins:
- a CDS encoding carbohydrate ABC transporter permease; this translates as MSTLSRAARRIGEVPFLDERDVSLLFVLPGLFVFAAFMLFPVVYLVGISFTNADPTTLYAGDGILSVLTFGEASIVGIENYILVLSDPMFWNSFGVTWLFVATSVTLKIGLSIGIALVLTNDRVRGKRVMRSFIILPMGLPAIFTITVWRGIFSSAQFGLANQLLGTFGSESISWLSQRWTAFFAYNVTEAWLAYPFMVIITVSALQDVPEELHEAAKVDGASYFARFLHITLPSIKRPVLFASILTAAASFQQFLIPYVFNQGGPARANELIVVYGYREAFSFSKYGRGAAISLIAVVFIGAFMWLNVKRGRLAEGVSE
- a CDS encoding sugar ABC transporter permease; translated protein: MRLLRNAGRAVKTNTAAIAYSTIDTGRSVRYTIAAIRRGERSPIDPLRTLIATTGALVLVLALLFPIYWILMAALSSSGGSIYSSGGLTLVPDDPTLQAFVWVIGDLIIPAYTISVNIPLTNLAVVFNTPSFVILDAAHYGVENPSNFKHFLWNSITVAIPTVIIAMCLVVPAAYALSRKTFIFRRKILFLYVLLTQVGGGLGIALLIGLYAVYVQLGINDSKLALSVYYAATAVPFNTWLLKTYMDGIPVAYEEAAVVDGAPPWRIVVEVILPLSAAGLATVFIFTFLTGWTEFVVAQTLLGTENYTLPVGLFSLVSEYSIPWARFSAFALTFATPIMLVYLVAQRYIEGGLSFSGMEG
- a CDS encoding substrate-binding domain-containing protein, whose product is MTMNRRDVLKHIGGASAIAAFAGCLDVQQQDSGTDGDGGGTQSGTKTGDNGPAGSAKAWYSLSESEISARKSVIEAFNGQSQHTIKGADISDLEKKTNSAIPAGQGPQIFEWAHDWVGDYVQRDFVVDQSDQLDVNLDVFTSAAAEAIQFEDNVVGLPHAAETVTLIYNTDIVDKPPKTVADMVSTMKEHHDPGNDKYGLSYPFDPYFTSAWLQAFGGYYFDSSKDPMLGVNRPKTVQGLEFALKNFKPYMANDPTYEPQAAVFAEGNAAFAINGPWYLSTLNEKGVNYEVTRLPTPNGGTATPYTGINMWYFSKGMEKDTADAAAARSFVEWYVTNEDHILTLAKEQGSIPVLADLVGSDKLPNAVQAFSQTVKQGTPMPTHPKMNEVWSAMEPALIKAFNGDANAKAALDQAAKTIRSNWK